The Sinomicrobium kalidii genome contains a region encoding:
- the pth gene encoding aminoacyl-tRNA hydrolase has product MKKFLIVGLGNIGSEYQNTRHNIGFRVLDRLAEEESVNFETVKLGDKCICSVKGRKLILLKPSTYMNLSGKSVKYWMDKEKIPLENVLIITDDINLPFGTIRLKTRGSDGGHNGLKDIQARLNTVQYNRVRLGIGSEFSRGKQIDYVLGEWDEEENKALPERLEKACELIRSFATAGVQHTMNAFNGK; this is encoded by the coding sequence ATGAAAAAATTTTTAATAGTAGGTTTGGGGAATATCGGGAGTGAATATCAAAATACCCGGCATAATATCGGTTTCAGGGTGCTGGATCGTCTGGCAGAAGAAGAGTCCGTGAATTTTGAAACCGTAAAACTCGGCGACAAATGCATATGCAGTGTAAAGGGAAGAAAACTTATACTGCTCAAGCCGAGTACTTATATGAACCTCAGTGGTAAATCGGTAAAATACTGGATGGACAAGGAAAAGATCCCCCTGGAAAACGTGCTGATCATCACGGATGATATCAACCTTCCTTTCGGGACCATTCGCTTAAAGACCAGAGGTAGCGATGGCGGGCACAACGGATTAAAGGATATACAGGCGCGTCTCAATACTGTGCAATACAACCGGGTCCGTTTAGGTATCGGTTCGGAATTTTCCCGGGGAAAACAGATCGACTATGTATTGGGTGAATGGGATGAAGAAGAAAACAAGGCCCTCCCCGAACGTTTGGAAAAGGCCTGTGAACTTATACGTTCGTTCGCTACGGCAGGAGTGCAGCATACAATGAACGCCTTTAACGGGAAGTAA